The following coding sequences lie in one Bacteroides helcogenes P 36-108 genomic window:
- a CDS encoding LytR/AlgR family response regulator transcription factor, giving the protein METGDSSDRAHKKHGDLFYMLYTGVACAIIMALLQPFGIDRVEHHKYPIILGYAVLAAVAYQLANLQTIYVLRMPRRDEWDVKRSIIVGLLICPIMGAFICCYSAWAYAGDIRQGWFYPDGRFTLKAFWINSGYTLTISFFLTLFGYYMERSRQLAIRLQEVIELNRILAQKQLAEEKRDTPQAPSGLSQGSSSDAPRSTGTAPSPDTSGITTAANSPDTFGATEAAAYCDTSGTSAGHSDTSVSPLRLEGSSRETVELQSSAQLLFVESDGNYALVHYLSDGKAVRKAVRCTLKQVEEQLSGRQGIMRCHRAYIVNIAHVEHVSGNGQGYRLTLDSIQEQVPVSRQYAAAVYQSIRI; this is encoded by the coding sequence CTATACCGGAGTGGCTTGTGCCATTATCATGGCGCTGCTGCAACCCTTCGGGATAGACCGGGTGGAACACCACAAATACCCCATCATTCTGGGATATGCCGTACTGGCTGCCGTGGCCTATCAGCTTGCCAACCTACAGACCATCTACGTACTGCGTATGCCGCGACGGGACGAATGGGATGTCAAGCGCAGCATTATCGTAGGGCTGCTCATCTGTCCCATCATGGGAGCTTTCATCTGTTGCTATTCCGCATGGGCATACGCCGGAGACATCCGGCAAGGATGGTTCTACCCCGACGGGCGCTTCACGCTGAAAGCTTTCTGGATAAACAGCGGATACACACTCACCATCTCCTTCTTCCTCACCCTCTTCGGCTACTACATGGAGCGTAGCCGCCAACTCGCCATCCGCCTGCAGGAAGTCATAGAGCTGAACCGGATATTGGCACAAAAACAGTTGGCAGAGGAGAAAAGAGACACTCCGCAAGCACCGTCAGGGCTATCGCAAGGAAGTTCCTCTGATGCACCCCGCTCAACAGGAACAGCCCCATCTCCTGATACGTCCGGCATTACAACCGCCGCCAACTCGCCCGATACGTTCGGTGCAACAGAAGCCGCCGCATATTGCGATACCTCCGGCACGTCCGCCGGACATTCCGATACCTCCGTCAGCCCCCTGCGCCTGGAGGGAAGCAGCCGGGAGACGGTGGAACTGCAATCGTCCGCCCAACTGCTCTTTGTGGAGTCCGACGGCAACTATGCCCTCGTGCACTACCTGTCCGACGGGAAAGCGGTGCGCAAGGCCGTGCGCTGCACCCTGAAGCAAGTGGAAGAGCAGCTCAGCGGAAGGCAAGGCATCATGCGCTGCCACCGCGCCTACATCGTAAACATTGCCCACGTGGAGCATGTGTCGGGCAACGGACAGGGCTACCGGCTGACACTGGATTCCATACAGGAACAAGTGCCCGTATCACGCCAATATGCTGCTGCCGTCTATCAGAGCATTCGGATTTAA
- the mutS gene encoding DNA mismatch repair protein MutS, which translates to MNEDIVLTPMMKQFLDLKAKHPDAVMLFRCGDFYETYSTDAIVASEILGITLTKRANGKGKTVEMAGFPHHALDTYLPKLIRAGKRVAICDQLEDPKLTKKLVKRGITELVTPGVSINDNVLNYRENNFLAAVHFGKGTCGVAFLDISTGEFLTAEGPFDYVDKLLNNFAPKEVLFERGKRLMFEGNFGNKFFTFELDDWVFTETTAREKLLKHFEVKNLKGFGVEHLKNGIIASGAILQYLIMTQHTQIGHITSLARIEEDKYVRLDKFTVRSLELMGSMNDGGSSLLNVIDKTISPMGARLLKRWLVFPLKDVQPINERLNVVEYFFRQPDFKELIEEQLHLIGDLERIISKVAVGRVSPREVVALKVALQAIEPIKEACVQADNASLNHIGEQLNICRSIRDRIDKEIDNDPPLLINKGGVIKSGVSAELDELRRIAYSGKDYLLQVQQRESELTGIPSLKIGYNNVFGYYIEVRNVHKEKVPQEWIRKQTLVNAERYITQELKEYEEKILGAEDKILVLETQLYTELVQALSEFIPAIQIDANQIARLDCLLSFATAARENNYIRPVISDDEVLEIHQGRHPVIEKQLPIGEKYIANDVMLDSTTQQIIIITGPNMAGKSALLRQTALITLLAQIGSFVPAESAHIGLVDKIFTRVGASDNISVGESTFMVEMNEAADILNNLSPRSLVLFDELGRGTSTYDGISIAWAIVEHIHEHPKAKARTLFATHYHELNEMEKSFKRIKNYNVSVKEVDNKVIFLRKLERGGSEHSFGIHVAKLAGMPKSIVKRADEILHQLEAENRQTGMVSGKTITEGASSAGGMQLSFFQLDDPVLCQIRDEILNLDVNNLTPLEALNKLNDIKRIVKGK; encoded by the coding sequence ATGAACGAAGATATTGTCCTGACCCCTATGATGAAGCAGTTTCTTGACTTGAAGGCAAAACATCCTGATGCCGTCATGCTGTTTCGTTGTGGTGACTTTTATGAAACGTATTCTACCGATGCGATCGTGGCTTCGGAAATCTTAGGCATTACTCTGACAAAGCGTGCCAACGGTAAAGGAAAAACCGTGGAGATGGCCGGTTTCCCGCATCATGCACTTGATACCTATCTGCCCAAGTTGATACGTGCCGGCAAGCGTGTAGCCATTTGTGACCAGTTGGAAGACCCTAAACTGACAAAAAAACTTGTGAAGCGTGGTATTACGGAATTAGTAACTCCGGGTGTATCCATCAATGATAATGTGCTCAATTACCGGGAGAATAACTTCCTTGCCGCCGTGCATTTTGGTAAGGGTACTTGCGGGGTGGCTTTTCTGGATATATCTACGGGAGAATTCCTCACTGCAGAAGGTCCCTTTGACTATGTGGACAAGCTACTGAATAATTTTGCTCCCAAGGAAGTGCTCTTTGAGCGTGGTAAGCGTCTGATGTTTGAAGGGAACTTCGGAAATAAATTCTTTACTTTTGAATTGGATGACTGGGTATTTACAGAAACTACTGCCCGTGAAAAGCTGTTGAAACACTTCGAGGTGAAGAACCTCAAAGGTTTCGGTGTGGAGCACTTAAAGAACGGTATCATTGCTTCAGGTGCGATTCTGCAGTATCTCATCATGACACAGCACACGCAGATAGGACATATCACTTCGCTGGCGCGCATTGAAGAAGATAAGTATGTCCGTCTGGATAAGTTTACGGTACGCAGCCTGGAATTGATGGGCAGTATGAATGATGGTGGAAGTAGTCTTCTGAATGTTATCGACAAGACTATCAGTCCGATGGGAGCCCGTTTGTTGAAGCGTTGGCTGGTATTTCCGTTGAAGGATGTGCAGCCGATTAATGAACGCTTGAATGTGGTAGAGTATTTCTTCCGTCAACCTGATTTCAAGGAGCTTATTGAAGAACAGTTACATCTGATAGGTGATTTGGAGCGCATCATCTCCAAAGTGGCGGTAGGGCGTGTTTCTCCCCGTGAGGTGGTGGCCTTGAAAGTGGCTTTGCAAGCTATCGAACCCATCAAGGAGGCTTGCGTGCAGGCCGATAATGCCAGCCTGAATCATATCGGTGAGCAACTGAACATCTGCCGATCCATTCGTGACCGTATTGATAAAGAGATTGACAACGACCCGCCGTTGCTGATCAACAAAGGCGGAGTTATCAAATCCGGAGTAAGTGCTGAGTTGGACGAGTTGCGCCGGATAGCTTATTCGGGTAAGGATTATCTTTTGCAGGTACAGCAGCGTGAGAGCGAGCTTACAGGCATTCCCAGCCTGAAGATCGGTTATAATAATGTTTTCGGTTATTATATCGAAGTGCGCAATGTGCATAAGGAAAAAGTGCCTCAGGAATGGATTCGCAAGCAAACTTTGGTCAATGCAGAGAGATATATCACACAGGAATTGAAAGAGTATGAGGAAAAAATTCTTGGTGCGGAAGATAAGATACTGGTACTGGAGACACAGCTTTATACCGAACTTGTGCAAGCTTTAAGTGAGTTTATCCCTGCCATACAGATTGACGCCAATCAGATAGCCCGTTTGGACTGCTTGCTTTCCTTTGCCACGGCGGCACGCGAGAATAATTATATCCGTCCTGTAATCTCCGATGATGAGGTGCTGGAAATACATCAGGGACGCCATCCGGTCATCGAAAAGCAACTTCCGATAGGCGAGAAGTATATAGCCAACGACGTGATGCTGGATAGCACCACACAGCAGATCATCATCATCACGGGTCCAAATATGGCCGGTAAGTCCGCCTTGCTGCGCCAGACGGCATTGATTACTCTGCTGGCACAGATCGGCAGTTTTGTACCGGCAGAGAGTGCCCACATTGGATTGGTGGATAAGATTTTCACCCGTGTGGGAGCCAGTGATAATATTTCTGTCGGTGAGTCAACGTTCATGGTGGAAATGAATGAAGCCGCGGACATTCTGAATAATCTTTCTCCACGCAGTCTGGTGCTTTTTGACGAATTGGGACGCGGCACTTCCACGTATGACGGTATTTCCATCGCTTGGGCCATTGTCGAGCATATTCACGAACATCCCAAGGCAAAGGCACGTACACTCTTTGCCACGCACTATCACGAGCTCAATGAGATGGAGAAAAGCTTCAAGCGCATTAAAAACTATAACGTGTCGGTGAAGGAAGTCGATAACAAGGTCATCTTCCTCCGCAAATTGGAGCGTGGAGGTAGTGAGCATTCCTTCGGTATTCATGTGGCGAAGTTGGCCGGTATGCCCAAAAGCATTGTGAAGCGTGCCGACGAGATACTGCATCAGCTTGAAGCGGAGAATCGCCAGACGGGTATGGTCAGTGGCAAGACTATCACCGAAGGAGCTTCTTCGGCAGGCGGCATGCAGCTCAGCTTCTTTCAGCTCGACGACCCGGTGCTCTGCCAGATACGCGACGAGATACTGAATCTGGATGTAAACAACCTCACTCCGCTTGAAGCGTTGAACAAGCTGAATGACATCAAAAGAATCGTGAAGGGGAAGTAA
- a CDS encoding AraC family transcriptional regulator gives MSQSDKHSFFFNSVHLTPEEQIGQHEQSTWELSYILVGSGVRLIGGTKEPFQSGEVVLIPPGIPHCWCFGNNVTDTRGRIANITVTFGTDFLDNCATVFPELCGHIEELKKKSDAVKFGKGKAAVIAGILENMRDLDDSGRVAPMINLLLLLAGNGMESVVGRHQKIDKEKNRLNQIQVYVVCNVKRDITLDDVARHVGMNRASFCVFFKKVTGKTFVTYLNEYRVEMACRLLKLKKMSVSEICYQVGFNNVPYFNRVFKRLKGISPGEYAVSS, from the coding sequence ATGTCTCAGTCCGATAAACATTCTTTTTTCTTCAACAGTGTTCATTTGACTCCTGAAGAGCAGATAGGGCAGCACGAACAGTCCACGTGGGAATTGTCTTATATCCTCGTCGGTTCCGGTGTGAGGCTGATAGGCGGTACAAAGGAGCCTTTTCAGAGTGGGGAAGTGGTCTTGATACCGCCCGGAATTCCGCATTGCTGGTGTTTTGGCAATAATGTCACTGATACAAGAGGACGCATTGCCAATATCACAGTAACCTTTGGAACTGATTTTCTGGATAATTGTGCCACCGTTTTTCCCGAATTGTGCGGGCATATTGAGGAGTTGAAAAAGAAATCGGACGCCGTGAAATTCGGCAAGGGGAAAGCCGCAGTCATTGCCGGTATTCTTGAAAATATGCGTGACTTGGACGACTCCGGACGCGTTGCGCCGATGATAAACCTGCTCCTGTTGCTTGCCGGTAATGGAATGGAGAGTGTGGTGGGGAGGCATCAGAAGATAGACAAGGAGAAGAACCGTCTGAACCAGATACAAGTTTATGTTGTCTGCAATGTTAAGCGTGATATTACACTGGACGACGTGGCACGCCATGTGGGAATGAACCGGGCTTCGTTCTGTGTGTTCTTTAAAAAAGTTACCGGAAAGACTTTTGTCACTTATCTCAATGAATACCGGGTAGAGATGGCTTGTAGGCTTTTGAAGCTAAAGAAAATGTCTGTTTCTGAAATATGTTATCAGGTGGGTTTCAACAATGTTCCTTATTTTAATAGGGTGTTCAAGCGGTTGAAAGGCATTTCACCGGGTGAATATGCGGTTTCTTCTTGA
- a CDS encoding acyltransferase family protein, whose product MKTTTYLASKPRYEILDGLRGVAAIIVVAFHLFETYSAGPMSQILNHGYLAVDFFFVLSGFVIGYAYDDRWDRMTTWDFFKRRLVRLHPMVIMGTLIGASLFYFSACSAFPIVIETLWWKVLLMAFLGCLMFPTPTSWDIRGWGETNSLNGPAWSLMWEYLANILYALFIRRFSKLALGIFVGLAACLTLDITFNIDTFGLLSTRGEAAHTLIGGWSLTPDQLYIGISRLLYPFFAGLLLSRIGKLIKVKRGFYWCSLLITVILVTPRIGGEASQWMNGAYEAASVLVLFPLIVVMGAGSNVTGKRSVALCKFFGELSYPLYITHFPLIYMQIAWARNHPDAPTEMHVFVAAGIFVLSIAVAYACLKMYDEPVREWLKQHVLIKKGKR is encoded by the coding sequence ATGAAGACAACAACTTACTTAGCATCCAAGCCGCGTTACGAAATATTGGACGGGCTTCGCGGAGTGGCCGCAATCATCGTAGTGGCTTTTCATCTTTTCGAAACCTACTCTGCAGGACCGATGTCGCAAATATTGAACCACGGTTATCTGGCAGTAGATTTCTTTTTCGTCCTCTCCGGCTTCGTCATCGGCTATGCATACGATGACCGTTGGGATCGGATGACAACTTGGGACTTCTTCAAGCGCCGCCTGGTGCGTTTGCACCCAATGGTGATCATGGGTACGCTTATAGGCGCCTCGCTGTTCTATTTCAGCGCTTGTTCCGCTTTTCCGATAGTCATAGAGACACTGTGGTGGAAAGTATTACTGATGGCATTCTTAGGCTGCCTGATGTTTCCCACCCCCACTTCATGGGACATTCGCGGCTGGGGCGAAACCAACAGCTTGAACGGTCCCGCCTGGTCACTGATGTGGGAATACCTTGCCAACATCCTTTACGCCCTCTTCATCCGTCGCTTCTCCAAGTTGGCACTTGGCATATTCGTCGGACTTGCCGCCTGCCTCACACTGGACATTACATTCAACATAGACACCTTCGGTCTGCTTTCCACACGGGGAGAAGCCGCCCACACGCTTATCGGCGGATGGAGTCTTACGCCCGACCAACTCTATATAGGCATTTCCCGACTGCTTTACCCATTCTTTGCGGGCTTATTACTGTCTCGCATAGGTAAGTTGATAAAAGTAAAAAGAGGATTTTACTGGTGCTCTCTGTTAATAACCGTCATCCTCGTGACACCTCGCATCGGAGGCGAAGCAAGCCAATGGATGAACGGTGCTTACGAAGCAGCAAGCGTACTCGTCCTGTTTCCACTGATAGTGGTTATGGGGGCAGGCAGCAACGTGACGGGCAAACGCTCCGTAGCTCTCTGCAAGTTCTTCGGCGAGCTATCCTACCCGCTATACATCACGCACTTTCCACTGATATATATGCAGATAGCCTGGGCACGAAACCATCCCGACGCACCGACAGAAATGCACGTATTCGTAGCCGCAGGTATCTTTGTCCTCTCTATCGCCGTTGCCTACGCCTGCCTGAAGATGTATGACGAACCGGTGCGCGAGTGGCTGAAGCAACATGTATTAATCAAAAAAGGAAAAAGATGA
- a CDS encoding VOC family protein, whose protein sequence is MIRIDHTAMYVHNLEAAKEFFIRFFSAQSNPMYHNPHTGLRSYFLTFADGSRLELMNRPEVTALTEKLAYQAGYIHLAFSVGGKEQVDALTKALAEAGYEVLSGPRTTGDGYYESCIAGVEGNLIEITE, encoded by the coding sequence ATGATAAGAATAGATCACACGGCCATGTACGTGCACAATTTGGAAGCGGCGAAGGAGTTCTTCATCCGCTTCTTCTCCGCACAGAGCAATCCGATGTATCACAATCCACATACCGGACTGCGCAGCTACTTCTTAACCTTTGCCGACGGCAGCCGCTTGGAACTGATGAACCGTCCGGAAGTGACGGCACTCACCGAGAAGCTCGCCTATCAGGCAGGATATATACACCTGGCTTTCAGTGTAGGTGGAAAGGAACAGGTGGATGCACTGACAAAAGCACTTGCCGAAGCAGGTTATGAGGTACTAAGCGGCCCGCGCACCACAGGCGACGGATATTATGAAAGCTGCATTGCAGGCGTGGAAGGAAATCTGATAGAGATAACAGAATAA
- a CDS encoding HU family DNA-binding protein yields the protein MPFWKKMFNSNQKVYYPRAIVQGKPVETETIARDLAKISTVSNSDVQAVLGDIAGVMNTRMAQGKSVHIKGLGYFRYVLDTKGVKKLEDFDFGKQTQAVRIEFVPERTKLSNGTYTRALVDSDELEWIELSPDTADQDPAGGDFTDGPNPDDNPLG from the coding sequence ATGCCTTTTTGGAAAAAAATGTTCAATAGCAATCAGAAGGTTTACTACCCCCGCGCGATAGTGCAGGGCAAACCTGTGGAAACGGAGACCATCGCCCGCGACTTGGCGAAAATCTCCACAGTAAGCAACTCCGACGTGCAGGCCGTGCTGGGCGACATTGCAGGTGTGATGAACACCCGCATGGCGCAGGGCAAGAGCGTGCACATCAAAGGCCTCGGCTACTTCCGCTACGTGCTGGACACGAAGGGCGTGAAGAAGCTCGAAGACTTTGACTTCGGCAAGCAGACGCAGGCCGTACGCATCGAGTTCGTGCCCGAGCGCACCAAGCTCTCCAACGGCACCTACACCCGTGCCCTGGTGGACAGCGACGAGCTGGAGTGGATTGAGCTTTCGCCCGACACTGCCGACCAAGACCCCGCAGGAGGCGACTTCACCGATGGTCCCAACCCCGACGATAATCCCCTGGGATAA